A region of Flavobacterium indicum GPTSA100-9 = DSM 17447 DNA encodes the following proteins:
- a CDS encoding DUF1287 domain-containing protein, with the protein MNKILILVLTELLFTLSYQKESTTPFQNIFQDPSIEKLKNPKTIQEKLSNAALSIIDPEVVYTPDYVCIKYPNGDVPAKTGVCTDVVIRAYRKLGIDLQKEVHEDMKAHFESYPNLKKWGLKTTDTNIDHRRVPNLEVFFERKGKKIQVSNNANDYKTGELVTWIIGDKLPHIGIITHIKSKDGKRPMIVHNVGNGQVLEDCLFSWKIVGHYKYGN; encoded by the coding sequence ATGAACAAAATACTAATCCTAGTCTTAACGGAACTTCTATTTACACTTTCTTATCAAAAAGAAAGCACAACTCCTTTTCAAAATATTTTTCAAGATCCTAGTATTGAGAAACTTAAAAATCCGAAAACTATTCAAGAAAAATTATCCAATGCTGCACTTTCCATAATTGATCCAGAGGTGGTATATACTCCCGATTATGTTTGTATAAAATATCCTAACGGAGATGTACCTGCTAAAACAGGCGTGTGTACAGATGTAGTTATTCGTGCTTATCGAAAACTTGGCATTGATTTACAGAAAGAAGTACACGAAGATATGAAAGCTCATTTTGAATCATATCCGAATTTAAAAAAATGGGGATTAAAAACAACCGATACCAATATTGATCATCGACGTGTTCCGAATTTAGAAGTCTTTTTTGAAAGAAAAGGAAAAAAAATACAAGTATCTAATAATGCCAATGATTACAAAACAGGTGAACTAGTTACTTGGATAATTGGAGACAAGCTACCCCATATTGGTATTATTACGCACATTAAATCAAAAGATGGAAAACGCCCAATGATTGTTCACAATGTGGGAAATGGGCAAGTTTTAGAAGATTGTTTGTTTAGTTGGAAAATTGTGGGACATTATAAATACGGCAATTAG
- the radC gene encoding RadC family protein, which yields MYTPINQWAEDDRPREKLLLKGKVALSDSELLAILIGSGSRNESAVQLCQRILKSVDNNLNQLGKLSVTQLMQFKGIGEAKALSIVAALELGRRRRAVESTQLKQITSSKAVFEIMQPIIGELPHEEFWVLYLNNSNKIVHKTQVSKGGLTGTVVDTRLVLKTAIEYHAVAAILCHNHPSGKLQASEPDKLITQKLKSAGATVDVQILDHVIITEHGYLSFQDEGIF from the coding sequence ATGTACACGCCAATTAATCAGTGGGCCGAAGACGATCGCCCACGTGAAAAATTACTTCTTAAAGGCAAAGTAGCCTTGTCTGATTCCGAATTACTTGCTATTCTCATTGGATCTGGTTCTCGAAATGAAAGTGCTGTTCAATTGTGTCAACGTATATTAAAATCAGTTGATAATAATCTCAACCAGTTAGGAAAATTATCTGTAACTCAATTAATGCAATTTAAGGGAATAGGGGAAGCTAAAGCGCTGTCGATTGTAGCAGCGCTTGAATTGGGAAGAAGAAGAAGGGCAGTGGAGTCAACTCAATTAAAACAAATCACATCTAGTAAAGCGGTATTTGAAATTATGCAGCCCATAATTGGTGAATTGCCTCATGAAGAATTTTGGGTGCTTTATCTTAATAATTCAAATAAAATTGTTCATAAAACACAAGTTAGTAAAGGTGGGTTAACAGGTACCGTTGTAGATACGCGGTTGGTTTTAAAAACTGCTATTGAGTACCATGCCGTTGCAGCTATTTTGTGTCATAATCATCCTTCAGGTAAACTACAAGCAAGTGAACCAGATAAACTAATTACGCAAAAGTTAAAAAGTGCAGGAGCTACAGTAGATGTTCAAATTCTTGATCATGTTATCATTACTGAGCATGGATATTTGAGTTTTCAAGACGAAGGCATTTTTTAA
- a CDS encoding ABC transporter ATP-binding protein yields MISTKNITFSYQKDQVFHMPDIFCQAGNTILVTGNSGKGKTTYLHILAGLLKPNSGEIIIDGKNIVGLSESKGDNYRGKHIGVVFQKSHFIAALTVLENLEMASWLATGKKHSKRAKDLLAKLDIVEQANKLPSQLSIGQQQRVSIARALMNEPKVLLADEPTSSLDDSNAEKVINLLESLSKEYHAALIIVTHDSRIKQRFTNQITMV; encoded by the coding sequence ATGATTAGTACAAAAAACATCACTTTCTCCTATCAAAAAGATCAAGTGTTTCATATGCCTGATATCTTTTGTCAGGCAGGTAATACTATTTTGGTAACGGGTAATTCAGGGAAAGGGAAAACTACATATCTGCATATTTTGGCAGGTTTGTTAAAACCAAATTCCGGAGAAATTATAATTGATGGGAAAAATATTGTTGGTTTATCTGAAAGTAAAGGAGATAACTATAGAGGAAAACATATTGGAGTAGTTTTTCAAAAATCACATTTCATTGCTGCTTTAACGGTTTTAGAAAATTTAGAAATGGCAAGTTGGTTAGCAACAGGAAAAAAACATTCAAAACGGGCAAAAGATTTGTTAGCGAAATTAGATATAGTAGAACAGGCTAATAAGTTGCCCTCTCAATTAAGTATTGGACAACAACAACGTGTCTCTATTGCTCGTGCCTTAATGAATGAACCCAAAGTGTTATTAGCAGATGAGCCAACGTCTAGTTTAGATGATAGTAATGCTGAAAAAGTAATTAATTTGCTGGAATCACTTTCCAAAGAATACCATGCAGCATTAATAATAGTAACACATGATTCAAGAATTAAACAACGATTTACTAACCAAATAACAATGGTATGA